A section of the Posidoniimonas corsicana genome encodes:
- a CDS encoding sigma-54-dependent transcriptional regulator, whose protein sequence is MPAALGPAPADCPSVLVIDDDPLISVVVRRALEGINHRMRTALDGKLGLDAISTEQPDVIVLDNVLPDGLGVEVLEQIHQLAPNVPVLFVTARGSGSTAIEAMKLCAFDYLPKPLDPPKLKSQIRRALSLRQLIQSDPTLSHSGDARSADAPTEPPPTSDALVGECPAMQSVFKAIGKVASQNVAVLLRGEHGTGKEAIAREIHFHSQRKTGPLVKIHCPAFEERQLELEIFGTESQPGKIEEAAGGTLVLQEIGGLGLSLQSKLLPLFRDGAYLPVGGAAPRRADCRVISITGEPLEARVRSGDFRSDLYYTLGAFVITLPPLRQRRGDLPLLIAHSLNKLRPIYKEFGVEQPRVSEAAMQSLCSHVWPGNIDELESVLKRALVEQKGHILLAADLRDVLSGDPVVQPSEESDDGQYTTDWVSFAQLRIDGGTDTLHADAIEEAERKLFARVLSHTGGNQAHAARLLGITRASLRKKLRMYSMAPKPSGDS, encoded by the coding sequence ATGCCCGCTGCGCTTGGCCCCGCCCCCGCTGACTGCCCCTCCGTGCTGGTGATTGATGACGACCCGCTGATATCGGTAGTAGTGCGGCGGGCGTTGGAGGGCATCAACCACCGCATGCGGACCGCCCTGGATGGCAAGCTGGGGCTGGACGCGATCTCCACTGAGCAGCCAGACGTCATTGTGCTGGACAACGTGCTCCCCGACGGGCTCGGCGTCGAGGTGCTGGAGCAGATCCACCAACTGGCGCCCAACGTGCCGGTGCTGTTCGTCACGGCCCGCGGGTCGGGCAGCACCGCCATCGAGGCGATGAAGCTGTGCGCGTTCGACTACCTGCCGAAGCCGCTCGACCCGCCAAAGCTCAAGAGCCAGATCCGCCGGGCGCTGTCGCTACGGCAACTGATCCAGTCCGACCCGACCCTCAGCCACAGCGGCGACGCGCGCTCGGCCGACGCTCCGACGGAACCACCGCCCACCTCCGACGCGTTGGTTGGCGAGTGCCCGGCTATGCAGTCCGTCTTCAAGGCGATCGGCAAAGTCGCCTCGCAGAACGTCGCGGTGCTGTTGAGGGGCGAGCACGGAACCGGCAAGGAGGCTATCGCCCGCGAGATCCACTTCCACAGCCAGCGGAAGACCGGACCGCTCGTCAAGATCCACTGCCCGGCGTTCGAGGAACGACAGCTCGAGCTCGAGATATTCGGGACCGAGTCCCAACCAGGGAAGATCGAGGAGGCAGCCGGCGGCACCCTGGTGCTGCAGGAGATTGGCGGGCTGGGGCTCTCGCTGCAGTCTAAGCTGCTCCCGCTGTTCCGCGACGGCGCGTACCTGCCGGTCGGCGGCGCGGCGCCCCGCCGGGCGGACTGCCGCGTCATCTCGATCACCGGCGAGCCGCTCGAGGCCCGCGTCCGCAGCGGCGACTTCCGGTCGGACCTCTACTACACCCTCGGCGCTTTCGTCATCACGCTGCCGCCGCTCCGCCAGCGGCGGGGCGACCTGCCGCTGCTAATCGCGCACAGCCTCAACAAGCTCCGTCCGATCTACAAGGAATTCGGCGTCGAGCAGCCGCGCGTCTCTGAGGCGGCGATGCAGTCCCTCTGCAGCCACGTCTGGCCCGGCAACATCGACGAGCTGGAGAGCGTGCTGAAGCGTGCGTTGGTCGAGCAGAAGGGCCACATCCTGCTCGCGGCCGACCTGCGTGACGTCCTGTCCGGCGACCCGGTTGTGCAGCCCTCGGAGGAGTCGGACGACGGGCAGTACACGACCGATTGGGTCTCGTTCGCCCAGCTGCGGATCGACGGCGGCACCGACACGCTCCACGCCGATGCGATCGAAGAAGCCGAGCGCAAGCTCTTCGCGCGGGTGCTGAGCCACACGGGCGGAAACCAGGCCCACGCGGCGCGCCTGCTGGGGATCACCCGGGCGAGCCTCCGCAAGAAGCTGCGGATGTACAGCATGGCGCCGAAGCCGTCGGGAGACTCCTGA
- a CDS encoding alginate export family protein — translation MRTPTLTQRPSVAIAMAATLVLSGAASAQDGLAMPSDVFSSYETSSAAALAAEDQTQQISYLSDCCEPTCGAADGCGCGDDCGDGCGDTCGCGCPACQKKAAKPSPCLTSHKGVYYANDFSYLKDPCGPCCLGDCMKLMDVGCGTLDIGGQLRLRYHHEEGMGRSSLSTPPNRGFLDTDNDFLLSRLRLYTNWKANDWFRVYAEGITADVLSNESYNPRPIDRNSGDFLNLFFDLGVTESTTVRVGRQELLYGAQRFVSPLDWANTRRTFEGIKVMHKSDDWAIDGFFTNYVPVSPDDFDEADYNQKFYGVYATYTGAKSASYDLFYIGYDNDNAYAAVPPVTSPAAGSADFSVHTFGGRIFGGSGDWLYEMVGALQTGRQSGLGLDHRAGMCTCGVGRKLPGSWTPTMWMYYDYASGNDSTTDGTFNRFNQLFPLAHKYLGFIDAAARSNISSPNCLLTMKPSSKLSLLAWYYYLGAADESDVIPGVAVPSAQTLDSTDFGNELDLIAKYQLDPRSNILFGYSTLWRGSKIIGTDNADFFYTQWELNF, via the coding sequence ATGCGTACCCCAACTCTTACACAACGACCGAGCGTTGCCATTGCGATGGCCGCGACCCTGGTGCTGTCCGGCGCCGCAAGCGCCCAGGACGGCCTGGCGATGCCCAGCGACGTATTCTCCAGCTACGAGACGTCGTCCGCCGCGGCCCTGGCCGCCGAAGACCAGACGCAGCAGATCTCCTACCTCAGCGACTGCTGCGAACCCACCTGCGGCGCCGCCGACGGGTGCGGCTGCGGGGACGACTGTGGCGACGGCTGCGGCGACACCTGCGGGTGTGGCTGCCCGGCCTGCCAGAAGAAGGCGGCCAAGCCCAGCCCGTGCCTCACCAGCCACAAGGGCGTGTACTACGCCAACGACTTCAGCTACCTGAAGGACCCGTGCGGGCCGTGCTGCCTGGGCGACTGCATGAAGCTGATGGACGTCGGCTGCGGCACGCTCGACATCGGCGGCCAGCTGCGTCTGCGGTACCACCACGAGGAAGGCATGGGCCGGTCGTCGTTGTCGACTCCGCCCAACCGTGGGTTCCTCGACACGGACAACGACTTCCTGCTGTCCCGCCTGCGGCTGTACACCAACTGGAAGGCGAACGACTGGTTCCGGGTCTACGCCGAGGGCATCACGGCCGACGTGCTGTCGAACGAGTCGTACAACCCGCGTCCGATCGACCGCAACTCGGGCGACTTCCTGAACCTGTTCTTCGACCTCGGCGTGACCGAGTCGACCACGGTCCGGGTCGGCCGCCAGGAGCTGCTGTACGGCGCCCAGCGCTTCGTGTCGCCGCTCGACTGGGCGAACACCCGCCGCACGTTCGAGGGCATCAAGGTGATGCACAAGTCGGACGACTGGGCCATCGACGGGTTCTTCACGAACTACGTGCCAGTTTCGCCGGACGACTTTGACGAGGCCGACTACAACCAGAAGTTCTACGGCGTGTACGCCACCTACACCGGCGCCAAGTCCGCCAGCTACGACCTGTTCTACATCGGCTACGACAACGACAACGCGTACGCGGCGGTTCCGCCGGTCACCTCGCCCGCGGCCGGCAGTGCGGACTTCTCCGTCCACACGTTCGGCGGCCGCATCTTCGGCGGCTCGGGCGACTGGCTGTACGAGATGGTCGGCGCCCTGCAGACCGGCCGTCAGAGCGGGCTGGGGCTCGACCACCGGGCCGGCATGTGCACCTGCGGCGTCGGCCGCAAGCTGCCGGGCAGCTGGACCCCCACCATGTGGATGTACTACGACTACGCGTCGGGCAACGACTCGACAACCGACGGGACGTTCAACCGGTTCAACCAGTTGTTCCCGCTGGCCCACAAGTACCTCGGCTTTATCGACGCGGCCGCGCGGTCGAACATCAGCTCGCCGAACTGCCTGCTGACCATGAAGCCGAGCAGCAAGCTGTCGCTGCTGGCCTGGTACTACTACCTAGGCGCCGCCGACGAGAGCGACGTCATCCCTGGCGTGGCCGTGCCGTCGGCCCAGACGCTCGACAGCACCGACTTCGGCAACGAGCTGGACCTGATCGCCAAGTACCAGCTCGACCCGCGGTCGAACATCCTGTTTGGCTACTCCACCCTGTGGCGTGGGAGCAAGATCATCGGCACCGACAACGCCGACTTCTTCTACACCCAGTGGGAGCTGAACTTCTAG
- a CDS encoding cytochrome c3 family protein, which translates to MSTKPQWLAWLALTSVMVAFFVYSLLGRSSSASRTFLPGVTTHGHYQIELKCQECHTPGMGVLHDACTRCHGQELKDATDTHPRSKFTDPGKADMVAKLDGRSCVTCHQEHVPDRTLAMGLSLPGDYCWHCHQDVGEQRPSHAGLAYDSCAASGCHNYHDNRALFEDFLVNHFGEPDVLDDPRVPARGGASTRNRDDAELQPLAAADQDSPLADPTDRSILDEWSADAHAAAGVNCSGCHVSDAGVWSDRLSHDACQRCHDREVGGFLAGRHGMRLAVDLPAMSPGMARLPMKHDALHRDLDCTACHQDHRFDVRFAAVDACLACHNDAHSLAYKESEHFALWEQELNDPDAAGAGVSCATCHMPRLKGPSGEVFVQHNQNDNLRPNDKMVRSACDNCHGLQFTLDALADRPLIDANFKGLPSTRVESIDMAKAWADERERLREERARRRAQSKQGAADTQRSGG; encoded by the coding sequence ATGTCCACCAAACCGCAATGGCTCGCCTGGCTGGCGTTAACCTCTGTGATGGTCGCGTTCTTCGTGTACAGCCTGCTCGGCCGCTCCAGTTCCGCGTCGCGGACGTTCCTGCCCGGCGTTACAACGCACGGCCACTACCAGATTGAGCTCAAGTGCCAGGAGTGCCACACCCCCGGCATGGGCGTGCTGCACGACGCGTGCACGCGGTGCCACGGGCAGGAGCTGAAGGACGCCACCGACACGCACCCGCGGTCTAAGTTCACCGACCCGGGCAAGGCGGACATGGTCGCAAAGCTAGACGGCCGCTCGTGCGTGACCTGTCATCAAGAGCACGTGCCCGACCGCACGCTGGCGATGGGCCTTTCGCTGCCGGGCGACTACTGCTGGCACTGCCACCAGGACGTGGGAGAGCAGCGTCCCAGTCACGCCGGGCTGGCGTACGACTCGTGCGCCGCCTCGGGCTGCCACAACTACCACGACAACCGAGCGCTGTTCGAGGACTTTCTTGTTAACCACTTTGGCGAACCCGACGTGCTGGACGACCCGCGGGTCCCGGCGCGGGGAGGCGCCTCAACCCGGAACCGAGACGATGCGGAGCTTCAACCGCTTGCGGCCGCCGATCAGGATTCGCCGCTGGCCGATCCGACCGACCGGTCGATCCTTGACGAGTGGTCCGCCGACGCGCACGCGGCGGCGGGGGTCAACTGCTCTGGCTGCCACGTCAGCGACGCGGGAGTCTGGTCCGACCGGCTCTCCCACGACGCCTGCCAGCGGTGCCACGACCGTGAGGTCGGCGGCTTCCTCGCCGGACGGCACGGGATGCGACTCGCCGTGGATCTACCAGCGATGTCGCCGGGCATGGCGCGACTGCCCATGAAGCACGACGCGCTGCACCGCGACCTCGACTGCACGGCGTGCCACCAGGACCACCGGTTCGACGTCCGTTTTGCGGCGGTCGACGCGTGCCTCGCCTGCCACAACGACGCTCACTCGCTCGCCTACAAGGAATCGGAACACTTCGCGCTGTGGGAGCAGGAACTCAACGACCCCGACGCGGCGGGCGCCGGCGTCTCGTGCGCCACGTGCCACATGCCCCGTCTTAAGGGGCCCTCGGGCGAGGTCTTTGTGCAGCACAACCAGAACGACAACCTCCGACCCAACGACAAGATGGTGCGTTCCGCCTGCGACAACTGCCACGGCCTGCAGTTCACGCTCGACGCGTTGGCGGACCGCCCGTTGATCGACGCCAACTTCAAAGGGCTGCCCTCCACCCGCGTGGAGAGCATCGACATGGCCAAGGCCTGGGCCGACGAGCGGGAGCGGCTGCGAGAAGAACGGGCCAGGCGGCGGGCCCAGAGCAAGCAGGGGGCTGCGGACACACAGAGATCAGGCGGTTAA
- a CDS encoding FAD-dependent oxidoreductase has protein sequence MVVGAGMATHALLQRLRRNGALERLDVTVIGEEPRPCYDRVNLTSCFGGVPPDDLLLSPVEWYRENGVRLRTGVRATGIDRSRRAVSTDPHGEIRYDHLVLATGSRPFVPPIDGVDLPGVFVYRTIDDIEAIRQHAGICRTAAVLGGGLLGLEAGKALYNLSLQAHVVEVAPGLMPRQLNAEAADLLREEVESLGVSVHLLRRASRLEQDGAKVVVHFARHDPLSVDMVVISAGIRPRDELARDAGLEVGERGGVAVSGALQTSDPRVWAVGECASVDNELFGLVGPCYEMAEALADNLAAMTQGNPMSARFHSGASASRLKLMGVDVSTLGKPIGEAAAASVLVRRGDGYCRTLMVERGRVVGAIGVGDWPERERLSGLIAANRRVSQRQLRRFQRTGAVWSASEGASVMEWPAAATVCSCLGVTRGDLTDALQAGAGTPEQLAESTGASTVCGSCRNLLCALCDQPEVAVGAKGRGALLGASVFAALVTPVLMAYRPSRFADTVQSAWRRVDFLWQDDVAKQVTGYTLLAISLLALLLSLRKRLTRFRLGDFNLWRGVHGVLGAGTLVGFVVHTGMSLGHNFTFALGSAFLLLNLLGAATGVAASMESRLTGRWGRSLRAWRPRLTRAHIWLFWPLPALVLFHIISVYYY, from the coding sequence GTGGTCGTCGGCGCCGGCATGGCGACCCACGCTCTGCTCCAGCGGCTCCGTCGCAACGGCGCGCTCGAGCGGCTCGACGTGACGGTCATCGGCGAGGAGCCGCGGCCCTGCTACGACCGCGTCAACCTCACCAGCTGCTTCGGCGGCGTCCCGCCCGACGACCTGCTGCTCTCGCCGGTCGAGTGGTACCGCGAGAACGGGGTCCGGCTGCGCACCGGTGTGCGAGCAACCGGGATCGATCGATCGCGCCGTGCCGTATCGACCGACCCGCACGGCGAGATCCGGTACGACCACCTGGTGCTCGCGACCGGGTCCCGGCCCTTCGTCCCGCCGATCGACGGCGTGGACCTGCCGGGCGTGTTCGTCTACCGCACGATCGATGACATCGAAGCGATCCGACAGCACGCCGGGATCTGCCGAACGGCCGCCGTGCTGGGAGGCGGGCTGCTGGGGCTCGAGGCCGGCAAGGCGCTCTACAACCTCAGCCTCCAGGCCCACGTAGTCGAGGTGGCCCCCGGGCTGATGCCCAGGCAGCTCAACGCCGAGGCGGCCGACCTGCTGAGAGAAGAGGTGGAGAGCCTGGGCGTGAGCGTTCATCTGCTCCGCCGCGCGTCGCGCCTGGAGCAGGACGGCGCCAAGGTGGTGGTCCACTTCGCCCGGCACGACCCGCTGAGCGTTGACATGGTGGTCATCTCCGCCGGCATCCGCCCGCGAGACGAACTCGCCCGCGACGCCGGGCTGGAGGTTGGTGAGCGGGGCGGCGTCGCGGTTAGCGGCGCCCTGCAAACATCCGACCCGCGCGTGTGGGCGGTCGGTGAGTGCGCATCGGTTGATAACGAACTCTTCGGCCTGGTCGGCCCGTGCTACGAGATGGCCGAGGCGCTGGCGGACAACCTCGCCGCGATGACGCAGGGGAACCCGATGTCCGCCCGCTTCCACAGCGGGGCGAGCGCGTCGCGGCTAAAGCTGATGGGGGTGGACGTGTCGACCCTCGGCAAGCCGATCGGAGAGGCCGCCGCCGCGTCGGTGCTGGTCAGACGGGGGGACGGCTACTGCCGCACCCTCATGGTCGAACGCGGCCGCGTGGTCGGCGCCATCGGCGTCGGGGACTGGCCGGAGCGGGAACGCCTGAGCGGGCTGATCGCCGCGAACCGTCGCGTGTCGCAGCGCCAGCTGCGCCGGTTCCAAAGGACCGGCGCGGTGTGGTCCGCGTCGGAGGGCGCCTCGGTGATGGAGTGGCCCGCGGCGGCCACCGTCTGCAGCTGCCTGGGCGTGACCCGCGGCGACCTGACCGACGCGTTGCAGGCGGGCGCCGGGACCCCTGAGCAGCTTGCCGAGTCGACCGGCGCGTCGACCGTGTGCGGATCGTGCCGCAACCTGCTGTGCGCGCTTTGTGATCAGCCGGAGGTGGCGGTGGGGGCGAAGGGCAGGGGGGCCCTGCTCGGCGCGTCGGTGTTTGCCGCGCTCGTCACGCCCGTGCTGATGGCCTACCGCCCCAGCCGATTCGCCGACACGGTCCAGTCGGCCTGGCGGCGGGTCGACTTCCTCTGGCAGGACGACGTCGCTAAGCAGGTCACGGGGTACACGCTGCTGGCAATCTCGCTGCTGGCTCTGCTGCTCTCGCTGCGGAAACGGCTGACGCGGTTCCGGCTGGGCGACTTCAACCTCTGGCGGGGCGTCCACGGCGTGCTCGGCGCCGGCACGCTAGTCGGCTTTGTGGTGCACACCGGCATGAGCCTGGGGCACAACTTCACGTTCGCGTTGGGGTCGGCGTTCCTGCTGCTCAACCTGCTGGGGGCGGCGACCGGCGTGGCGGCATCCATGGAGAGCCGCCTCACCGGACGCTGGGGCCGCTCGCTCCGCGCCTGGCGGCCCCGCTTGACCAGGGCGCACATCTGGTTGTTCTGGCCGCTGCCGGCGTTGGTCCTATTCCACATCATCTCCGTCTACTACTACTGA
- a CDS encoding ATP-binding protein, with translation MIRRRSSGRTGGPHSQGRLMTILYVSALSSVALLTCGGQWLVQRQLVRGESDSRVINIAGRQRMLSQKLAKASLQIESSGAGHSAGRDELRQTLDLWSRSHRGLQSGDAEEGLPGHNSQAVQRLFAAIEPDYRAMRSSALTLLDPATSPPMAARAAASIQEHEDQFLAGMDDIVSQYVREAEGKVARLRLLERAILALTLLVLLAEGLLIFRPAVRQIDRTLARLNRTGRRLRAAKLRAEEADAAKSRFLANVSHELRTPMTAVLGMTEVARGETDPDRRDNSLATVSQAGELLLGLLNDLIDFARIDSGKLELVIRPFSPHEVLGRVCEMMRPACEAKNLSLAPMAGVDKELRVLGDARRLEQVLLNLLANAIKWTSEGVIYARCETLRSSGSLVTLRYTIQDTGVGISEEHHGRVFEPFTQVAGDKTTAISGVGLGLAICKRIANAMGADLSLTSSPGVGTTVTLTTDFCLAGPASPQADHPPATETTPRRVLVVEDTEVIQAVFHEFLSGAGHAVAVADSGEQAAELTAEQSFEIAFVDLQLPGMDGVATANALRQGAVGGRAPRLVCVTADARASLEDSQLEAVFDSVLIKPFSRAQIEQEIAATAGLGGFPPAADSGEPGADGEADLQQELTEVYLKVAVQQERDLSAAVAEQRLPDAHVLAHRIAGQVACFGEPELVAGLRSLEDACKAGQYDRAAADAKQWLPELKRFRSKLSSELVDLPS, from the coding sequence ATGATCAGGCGGAGATCAAGCGGACGGACGGGCGGCCCCCACTCGCAGGGGCGGCTGATGACCATCCTGTACGTCAGCGCGCTCAGCTCCGTGGCGCTGTTGACCTGCGGTGGCCAGTGGCTCGTCCAGCGGCAGCTGGTGCGCGGCGAGAGCGACTCGCGGGTCATCAACATCGCGGGTCGGCAGCGGATGCTCAGCCAGAAGCTCGCCAAAGCCTCGCTCCAGATCGAGTCGTCCGGCGCCGGACACAGCGCGGGGCGGGACGAGCTGCGTCAGACGCTGGACCTGTGGTCTCGCTCCCACCGTGGGCTGCAGAGCGGCGACGCCGAAGAGGGACTGCCGGGTCACAACTCCCAGGCGGTGCAGCGGCTGTTCGCGGCGATCGAGCCCGATTACCGGGCCATGCGTTCCTCGGCCCTCACGCTGCTCGACCCGGCGACCAGCCCGCCGATGGCGGCCCGGGCCGCGGCGTCCATCCAGGAGCACGAGGACCAGTTCCTGGCGGGTATGGACGACATTGTTTCGCAGTACGTGCGGGAAGCAGAGGGCAAGGTTGCGCGGCTTAGGCTGCTGGAGCGGGCGATCCTGGCGCTCACGCTGCTCGTGCTGCTGGCCGAAGGCCTGCTAATCTTTCGACCCGCGGTTCGACAGATCGACCGTACCCTCGCCCGCCTCAACCGCACCGGCCGGCGGCTGCGGGCCGCCAAGCTTCGGGCCGAGGAGGCGGACGCCGCCAAGTCCCGTTTCTTGGCCAACGTGAGCCACGAGCTCCGCACGCCAATGACCGCGGTGCTCGGGATGACCGAGGTCGCCCGCGGCGAGACCGACCCGGACCGCCGCGACAACAGCCTCGCCACCGTATCGCAGGCGGGCGAGCTGCTGCTCGGCCTGCTGAACGACCTGATCGACTTCGCCCGTATCGACTCCGGCAAGCTGGAGCTGGTGATCCGCCCGTTCTCCCCGCACGAGGTGCTAGGACGCGTCTGCGAGATGATGCGTCCCGCCTGCGAGGCGAAGAACCTCAGCCTCGCGCCGATGGCGGGCGTAGACAAGGAGTTGCGGGTGCTGGGTGACGCGCGGCGGCTAGAGCAGGTGCTGCTGAACCTGCTTGCGAACGCGATCAAGTGGACCAGCGAGGGGGTGATCTACGCCCGCTGCGAGACGCTCCGCTCGAGCGGTTCGCTGGTCACTCTCAGGTACACAATCCAGGACACGGGCGTCGGGATAAGCGAGGAGCACCACGGGCGTGTCTTCGAACCGTTTACGCAGGTGGCCGGCGACAAGACGACCGCAATCAGTGGCGTCGGGTTGGGCTTGGCGATCTGCAAGCGCATCGCGAACGCGATGGGGGCGGACCTCAGCCTCACCAGCAGCCCCGGCGTCGGGACCACGGTCACTCTAACAACCGACTTCTGCCTGGCGGGCCCAGCCTCGCCGCAGGCCGATCATCCGCCCGCCACGGAAACGACGCCCAGGCGGGTGCTGGTCGTCGAGGACACCGAGGTCATCCAGGCCGTTTTCCACGAGTTCTTAAGTGGCGCCGGGCACGCCGTCGCCGTGGCGGACAGTGGCGAGCAGGCCGCGGAGCTGACGGCGGAGCAGTCGTTCGAAATCGCGTTCGTGGACCTGCAACTCCCCGGCATGGACGGCGTGGCCACCGCCAACGCGCTCCGTCAGGGTGCAGTGGGAGGTCGGGCGCCCAGGCTGGTGTGCGTGACCGCCGACGCCCGGGCGTCGCTTGAGGATTCGCAGCTCGAAGCGGTCTTCGATTCGGTGCTGATCAAGCCGTTCAGCCGGGCCCAGATTGAGCAAGAGATCGCGGCGACTGCCGGTCTGGGCGGTTTCCCTCCCGCAGCCGACAGCGGTGAACCCGGCGCAGATGGAGAAGCCGATCTGCAGCAGGAGCTGACAGAGGTCTACCTGAAGGTTGCCGTCCAGCAGGAGCGCGACCTTTCCGCCGCGGTGGCCGAACAACGTTTGCCCGACGCGCACGTGCTGGCCCACCGTATCGCCGGCCAGGTCGCCTGCTTTGGCGAGCCGGAGTTGGTGGCCGGGCTCAGGTCGCTAGAAGACGCTTGCAAGGCAGGCCAATACGACCGGGCCGCTGCGGACGCCAAACAGTGGCTGCCCGAGCTCAAACGCTTCCGGTCGAAGCTGAGCAGCGAGCTCGTCGACCTGCCGAGCTAA
- a CDS encoding globin family protein, producing MTPEQINLVQTTWDKVAPNADQVAVLFYDRLFEIAPEVKPLFKSDMTEQGRKLMQMLAVAVNGLPRLESIVPAVQQMGVRHIEYDVKPEHYDSVGEALLWTLEQGLGDAFTPEVKRAWTDTYVTLATVMKDAAAAKVA from the coding sequence ATGACGCCCGAACAGATCAACCTTGTGCAGACCACCTGGGACAAGGTGGCGCCCAACGCCGACCAGGTGGCCGTGCTGTTCTACGACCGCTTGTTCGAGATCGCGCCGGAGGTCAAGCCGCTGTTCAAGTCGGACATGACCGAGCAGGGCCGCAAGCTCATGCAGATGCTGGCGGTGGCGGTCAACGGGCTGCCCCGCTTGGAGTCGATCGTGCCGGCCGTCCAGCAGATGGGCGTACGCCACATCGAGTACGACGTGAAGCCCGAGCACTACGACTCGGTTGGCGAGGCGCTCCTGTGGACGCTCGAGCAGGGACTCGGCGACGCTTTCACGCCCGAGGTGAAGCGGGCCTGGACCGACACCTACGTAACCCTGGCGACGGTGATGAAGGACGCCGCGGCGGCCAAGGTCGCGTAG
- a CDS encoding Tll0287-like domain-containing protein: protein MLQSNSLTLLVVLPLPVLLTGCGGGSAPTGITPEKFADGVHAVMMADRTVYATHVVTRLKGQSAPVKPDEYWDKWTEDSGDPHMLPLPAQMFRMGASLVNENPDAGFKYSLKSLWPLNPEHKPVSEEETKALEYLSEHPGETYTAEVTDADGNKLFTKYYPDRAVAAACWECHNEHERRGDDYPEFAKDDVMGAVVIYVPVSG, encoded by the coding sequence ATGTTGCAGAGTAACAGCCTAACCCTGTTGGTCGTCCTGCCGCTGCCCGTGCTGCTGACCGGGTGCGGCGGCGGTTCTGCCCCAACGGGGATTACGCCGGAGAAGTTTGCCGACGGGGTCCACGCCGTGATGATGGCCGACCGAACCGTGTACGCCACGCACGTGGTGACGCGGCTCAAGGGGCAGTCCGCGCCGGTGAAACCGGACGAGTACTGGGACAAGTGGACCGAGGACTCGGGCGACCCCCACATGCTGCCGCTGCCGGCGCAGATGTTCCGGATGGGCGCGTCGCTGGTGAACGAGAACCCCGACGCAGGGTTCAAGTACAGCCTGAAGTCGCTGTGGCCCCTCAACCCCGAGCACAAGCCGGTGAGCGAGGAGGAGACCAAGGCCCTCGAGTACCTCAGCGAGCACCCGGGCGAGACCTACACCGCCGAGGTGACCGACGCCGACGGGAACAAGCTGTTCACCAAGTACTACCCCGACCGCGCCGTGGCCGCCGCCTGCTGGGAGTGCCACAACGAGCACGAACGACGCGGCGACGACTACCCGGAGTTCGCCAAGGACGATGTGATGGGCGCCGTGGTGATTTACGTGCCGGTAAGCGGCTAG
- a CDS encoding c-type cytochrome: MTRLIPLWLLAVALSGCGQQGEAEDAAPQLPPTPAEHLAGIAVYESGCASCHDSSRDGAPRLGYLPAWEKRLPTGPEGLVQSVAEGKGLMPPRGDLADVSDDQLAQAVAYMIYRAKLNIPAGH, from the coding sequence ATGACAAGGCTCATCCCCCTTTGGCTGCTGGCCGTGGCCCTGAGCGGCTGCGGCCAGCAGGGCGAGGCTGAAGACGCCGCGCCCCAACTCCCCCCCACGCCCGCGGAGCACCTGGCCGGGATCGCGGTCTACGAGTCGGGGTGCGCCTCGTGCCACGACAGCAGCCGTGACGGCGCGCCCCGGCTGGGCTACCTGCCCGCTTGGGAGAAACGCCTGCCCACCGGGCCGGAAGGACTGGTGCAGAGTGTCGCGGAGGGCAAGGGGCTGATGCCCCCCCGCGGCGACCTGGCCGACGTCTCAGACGACCAACTCGCGCAGGCCGTGGCCTACATGATCTACCGCGCTAAGCTCAACATCCCGGCCGGCCACTAG